In Gemmatimonadota bacterium, a single genomic region encodes these proteins:
- a CDS encoding YbhB/YbcL family Raf kinase inhibitor-like protein, producing the protein MALSMTSIAFPEQGQIPRRYTCEGDDVSPPLAWTGGPDGTQSFALIVDDPDAPDPRAPKRTWVHWVLYNLPATASGLTEAAAPGDLPQGTRQGRNDWGRTGYGGPCPPVGRHRYFHKLYALDTSLDDLQQPTKADLEKAMEGHVLARAELVGTYEKRKQ; encoded by the coding sequence ATGGCGCTCTCCATGACCTCGATCGCCTTCCCCGAACAGGGGCAGATCCCGCGCCGCTACACCTGCGAGGGCGACGACGTCTCTCCCCCGCTCGCCTGGACCGGCGGCCCCGACGGTACCCAGAGCTTCGCCCTCATTGTCGATGACCCCGACGCACCCGACCCCCGCGCACCCAAGCGCACCTGGGTCCACTGGGTGCTCTACAACCTGCCAGCTACCGCCAGTGGCTTGACCGAAGCAGCGGCGCCCGGCGATCTGCCCCAGGGCACGCGACAGGGACGAAACGATTGGGGACGCACCGGCTACGGCGGTCCTTGCCCGCCCGTCGGCCGCCACCGCTACTTCCACAAGCTGTACGCGCTGGACACCTCGCTCGACGACCTGCAACAGCCCACCAAGGCCGACCTCGAGAAGGCCATGGAAGGCCACGTGCTAGCCCGCGCCGAGCTGGTCGGCACGTACGAGAAGCGGAAACAGTAA
- a CDS encoding SOS response-associated peptidase: MCGRFSLAVSQADLFDEFGLPEVPFDYRPRYNIAPTQPVLALRLREGVPRLGFLRWGLIPHWAPGPATGSRLINARIETVASRPAFRDPLRWRRCLLLADGFYEWKREGSGSAPFRVRLPSARPFAFAGLWDRWRAPDSELVGSCAILTTRANDCIRPIHGRMPVILGDAATREAWLDPEVDTQSLLRRVDAVASALDLHAYPVSRLVNSPDNDSPECLEPL; this comes from the coding sequence ATGTGTGGGCGCTTCTCGCTGGCCGTGTCGCAGGCCGACCTCTTCGACGAGTTCGGGCTGCCTGAGGTCCCCTTCGACTACCGCCCCCGCTACAACATCGCACCCACTCAGCCCGTGCTCGCCCTGCGCCTGCGCGAGGGCGTGCCGCGACTAGGCTTCCTGCGCTGGGGGCTGATACCGCACTGGGCGCCCGGCCCCGCCACCGGCAGCCGCTTGATCAACGCCCGCATCGAGACGGTCGCCTCCCGCCCTGCCTTCCGCGACCCCCTGCGCTGGCGCCGCTGCCTGCTCCTCGCCGACGGCTTCTACGAGTGGAAGCGCGAAGGCTCCGGCAGCGCGCCGTTCCGGGTACGACTGCCCTCCGCGCGCCCCTTCGCGTTTGCCGGCCTGTGGGACCGCTGGCGCGCACCCGACTCCGAGCTCGTCGGCTCTTGTGCCATCCTCACCACGCGCGCCAACGACTGCATCCGGCCGATCCACGGCCGCATGCCCGTCATCCTGGGCGACGCCGCCACTCGTGAGGCCTGGCTGGACCCGGAAGTCGACACCCAAAGCCTGCTGCGCCGCGTGGATGCGGTCGCGTCGGCGCTCGATCTGCACGCCTACCCCGTCTCGCGCCTGGTCAACTCGCCCGACAACGACTCGCCCGAGTGCCTCGAACCGCTCTAA